GACTACATTACCATCACTGAATGGGAAGCCCTCACCAATGGTCTGTACCGGAGAAGCCTGAGTTGACACAGTACCGCTGCCAAAGCGCCACTCATAAAAATCAGCACCAACCGACTGGTTGATATATTTGACAACAGCAGGCAGTTCACAATAAAAATCTTCCCCCACATCAAAAAGAGCCTCTACATGTTCGACTGTGATAACCTGTCTGACACTGTCAGTACAGGTTCCATTGCCTGCAATAAGCCACACCTCATATTCACCCGGATCCCTGAAGTTCTTTTGCGGGGATACTGCCGTTGAAGTAGTACCATCTCCAAAGCGCCAACGATAAGTATCTGCACTTGTGCTTGTATTTGTAAAGCGGATATTCTCCCCTGGACATATTACTGTTTTGGGTGTAGTGAAAGAGGCCCTGGTCTTGGTGACCTGAATTAGGTTTGCCCTTGTAACCGAAGCCTGGCAGCCAATATCATCGGTTACTGTGAGGGTTACCGAATAATTACCTACGGCCTCATACAGATGGCTTGAGGTTGTCCAATTAAGGGCAACCTCTTTTTCAATTTAAGCAAGTTGATAAGAATAGATTTCGATTTTTAGATGAACATGTTTACGAAAATTCCATATTCCTTTTTGGATTTTTGCATATAGGGGTTCAAACAAGAAGAAAATTGCATTTTGGAGTACTGTTTTTGAAACACACGCACCTTTGCCTATGATTTTTCTTAAGTTATGAGCAATAGCTATCAGGCCAAACTCGATTTCAACTTTCTTAAGGCCTTTCAGTGTAAATCTGGTGAACTTGTTGTTGTGTTTTATTTGTCCAAACACTGCTTCCGGTTCTATTGGGCGTCTACTTCTGTGATATAGGCCCTGTTCACTTAATAGCTGTTCCCTGGCCTTCTTTTTTAGGATCCTTAACCTGTGATTGATCTCTATTATTCGATTACCGGTAGCTTGAAAACAAAGTCCGCGCAACGGGCATCCAGTACAGTTTTGCGCTTGATAACGTGTCACCTTTGATACATACCCATTCTCAGAAGTCACTTTTCTTTCACCTTTATTGGTCATATGCTGTCCCATCGGGCATACATAATAATCTTCATGTTCGTTGTAATATAGGTTTTGGCTTAGAAATGCATTCTTTTTAAATGCTCTTTTCTGTTCTTTGTGGAAGTAGTTGTACTTGACAAAGTACTCTATATTATTTGCTTCCAGGTATTCATAATTCTCCTCGCTTCCGTAGCCGGCGTCTGCAACGACCGTAGAGCTATGACTTCCATATTGGTTTTTAAATCCCTCCAGATGACACTTTAATGTTCTTGTATCACCTGGGGTTTGATGGATACTGTAATGGGTAATAATCTGGTTCTCTGTACTAATCTGAGGATTATAAGCTGGTTTCAGCTGCCCATTCTTCATATGATCTTCTTTCATTCGCATGAAAGTAGCATCCTCGTCAGTCTTGCTAAAACTGTTGCGATCACCCAGAGTGTCAAGTTGCTTCTCGTATTTCTCCAACCGTGGCAGATGTTCCTCCTGTAATTGCTTTAGTTGCTTAGATGTGGACTTATTTGTATCCTTAAGCCTGGTGTTAAGCTCAGCTATTTTGCTTTTTAATAAATCTGAGTCTATTGATTGGGGCAAATCTTCTTTGTTGAGAGTTTTTGAGTCCTCTTTAATTTGACTATCAATATCTTTAAGAATACTCCTTATCCTTTCTTCCAGTTTTGCTTTGTTTTTCTCAACTGTGCCTCGCCATACAAAGGTGTACCTGTTTGAGGTAGCTTCTATTTTTGTTCCATCAACATACTGTACCTGAAGACTCACAAACCCCATACCATGCAGTAATCTAACTACTTCTGCAAAGATGGTCTTAATTTCTCCCTGCAAACGGGTACTCCTAAAATAATTGATTGTTCTAAAGTCTGGAACACAGCCCTTTGATAACCAGATAAAATGAATATTCTCTTGTAAAGCCTTTTCAATCTTTCTGCACGAAAATATGTTGTTTAAATAACTGTAGAACAGTATTTTAACCATCATTCTTGGATGAAAACTGCTAGCACCACCACCTTTGTATTTATTTAGTATAGATGTGATATCCAGTTGATCTACAACCTTATCAACCAGACGAACTGGATGGTCTGCTGGTATGCGATCCAAGAGGTTTTCAGGGAATAACTGAGCTTGATTGTTTGGAAGCTCTTTGAAAACAACTTTTTTCATTATGGATTGATTTATAGTATTAATATACTATATATCAATTATATAACCAACTTTTTCGAGAAAAAAATCAAATAAAAAAAGAGACTGCCTAATCTTTTTAGACAGCCCCATCCCCGAAATTCCATGATGATGTGAAGCCGGGACGGGCATTTGATGTATTTGTAAAACCAACCTCAAGAATTCCATCACAAGAGTATGAAGCATCTACGCCAAAGGAGGCCTGTGGTTTTACGGCATTAACAAGACCCGGAACAGTAGCTGTTGAAACACAGCCGAATTCGTTTTCTGCAACCAGTGTAACATCAAACAGTCCCGCTATCAGGTAAGTATGGTCAGGATTGACCTCTGAGGATCTTGTTCCGTCACCAAAGCTCCATGTATAGCTGAGAGCACCTCCCTCCGGGTCGATAGTCATATTATTAAGTTGCACCGCAAAGGGTACACAACCGATTTCCGCGCCTTCAAGACCAAAGGATACTGATGGTTGCTGATGCACAGTGATAAAGGCCTCTTTGACAACAGTTTCAGAGTCTTCACCGTATGTCACGGTAAGTGACACAGCATAGACACCCTCATCGAGATAGATAGTCTGTGGATTAACAGCGTCTGATATAGTCCCGTTGCCAAGATCCCACCTATAGGAATATCCGGGACCAGCAGACGACAGATTTGTAAAGTGTACTTCCAGCGGAGCGCATCCGGAATTCACATCGGCATTGAAATCGGCTGTAATCTGCGCTATGACAGAGGCTGAGAAGCAAAACTGGATCAAGGAGAGAACTAGGAAATATCTTAAGGCCGTCCGCATACAGCTTAGTAATTTTAGGTTTTCCTTTGTAGCTGAGTAACAAAATTCACTGCAATATATGGAAGTGATTGCAAAGAACAAACATTTTCGCTATTTTGAATCCGTTATAATCCTCTCTGTTATGAACCTGGGACGTAATTTGTTGTCCGCTATCGTGCTTCTTTCAGCTGTTACCGGAACCCTTAATGCACAGGGTATTCATTTCTCGCAGGCATATTCGGCACACCTTACTCTAAGTCCGGCTAATACCGGACGTTTTGACGGCGACTTGAGAGCCGTGGGAATCTTCCGTAACCAGGGATATAATATGAGCGGTGATTATCAGACCGCTTATTTTAGTTTTGAAATGCCCTTTTATGTCATGGAAGAAAGGCTGGATGGAGGTTTGTACTACAGTCATGACAATACTGCCGGGAAAGCAATGCCAACAGAGAGGATCAACCTCTCTCTGGCTCACGGCTTGAATATATCTCACAGAGCCCGCCTGCATGCGGGCTTGCAGGTGGCCTGGGTTCACAGGCAGATAGACCTTAACAAACTGAGTTTTCCAGATCAATACAACCGTGACACAGGGGGCTTTGACCCCCGTCTGGTCACTGGCGAAAATCTTGAGAAGAGCAGCACCAACTACCTGGATGCAGGTATTGGTTTGCTATACTCCCAGACTATCCCAACCGGGGTGTTTAGTGGGGGTTATTCCATGCAACAGATCAATCGTCCCGTTGAGTCCTTTTTCGGACTTGACGAAAAACTACCGGTAAAACATGTGTTTCATGTCAAGGGTGATCTGGGTCTGACCAGTACTCTCTTTGTGGTTCCGGCAGTAGTCTATATGCAGATGGGCAGCAACAACACCTCACTTGCAGGTTTGAATCTGGGATACAACCTAAATGAATGGCTAAATCAATACAATAGTGTGATTGCAGGGGTTCACGTCAGAAATGCTACTGTCAGCAGGTCGCGCGGACTTGTATTCTCAGCAGGATGTAACTGGCAGTACTGGAATATGATGTTGGCCTATGATACTGATATTTCGAAGTCAAGAGGCAACAGTATAGCAGGATCGGGATTTGAAATCAGTGTGACTTACAAGCTGCCCTCCACAGAGATAACTCAAAAGACTATACAATGGGAAAGATATTAAGTATTGTATTGTTGCTTGTAGTTTTGGTTCCTGCTTCAGGCCAGAAAGATAACTCCATGCGTAACATGAAAAACTGGCAGGTTAAGGGCCTTGCCAAGAGTGCGATACGACTGGGTGACCCATGGCAGGCCAGCATATATCTTGAGGAATTATATCGCAGAAAACCTTCAGACGAGGTGGGGCTTATGCTTGGAAGAAACCTGATGGCATCCAGACAATACGATAAGGCCGAGAGAGTGTACAGTGAACTGTATAAGAAGGCTCCGCGCAAGAGCTTTGAGGCTCAGTTTTACTTAGCTATGCTGCTCAAGATGGATGGCAACTATGAAGCGGCCCTTGGTCACTTCGAGATGACAAAATCAAGGCACAAAAGAATAGCAGACAGAAATATCAACCGCAGGCGCATCGAAAATGAGATAGAGGGTTGCCGTATGGCTCTTACGTATATTGACTCAATAGGACGGGAACCGGATCTTGAGGTTAAGGCTCTGAGCGATGGTGTCAACCAGGGCAGGATGAACCATGCTCCAGTAATTATGGGTGACACTGCCTTTGTATATGTGTCAGTGAATGACGAAGCTCCCGAGCGCATAGCTCTTGGAGAATCATATGTGGCAGCACGCAAATACTATAAGGCAACATGGCGGGATGGTCAGTGGCTCAGTGAGCCGGAGTCTGACGTAGGCTCACCCTTTGTCAATGGAGACGGCTATGACAGTGGAAAGGGCGCATTTTCACCTGATGGCAGGCGCTTTTATTTTTCCCGATGTTTTATAAACCCAGATGGTAAGCGTGTTTGTCATATTTATGTATCCAGACTGGGAGAAGATGGATGGAATGAACCTCAGGCACTTGACAGAAATGTCAATCATCCACGCTATACATCAACCCAGCCGACGGTGGGTAAGTTATTTGACTCTAACCTTGAGGTGCTATATTTCGTATCAGACCGTCCGGGAGGTGCTGGCGGGATGGATATCTGGTTTGCTGTCTGCGATATCGCAAAGAATGAATTCCAGAAGCCCCAGAATGCGGGAGTGTTTATAAATACTGAGGGGGATGAGTTGGCGCCCTTTTATGATATAGGTACCGGGCGACTGTTTTTCAGCTCCAATAATCTACCCGGCTTTGGTGGTTATGATATTTTTAGTGCGGAAGGCAGTCTGGTAACCTGGGAGCCACCTGTCAACTTAGGTTTACCTATCAACTCTCCGTATGATGACCTGGACTATGGGCTTAGTCCCTCTGCAAAGTTGGGCTTGTTTGTATCCAATCGCCCCGAAGAGATAGCAGAGGGTATATTGCCCGACCGGATATTTGAGGTGAGAAGGAAAGCAGGGATTAGCCTACATGTGGGTAATGATCCCAGTGAGCAGTAGATAATGTGATTAAGAAACTGAGGATGAAAAAGGAATTAACTCCTGCAGCATGAAGGAAAAGGCACTTGATTCGATAGTTTCGTTATTTGCACTTGTTGCAGTATTCAAGCCAGGTAAGGGCTTTAGCCTCATCAGCAATATTCTTGAGGTTTATCTTACCACTTCGTTTAGTCGCCCTACTGTTGAGCGCCAGCTCGACGTCTGTCAGACCAGGATCCGCGAATACATAGACAGGAAAAACAGTAGTGACACTGCTTCCTTTGAGAAGTTTTTCAGATCAGAACTTGAAGCCCACTGCTACATACTTAGCAGAGAGCTCCCTATTAGCCACAGGATGTATGTGCTTTTGTATCTTATTGATTACATACCCTATGTTGCAGGAGCAGGTTTTATAAGGGATTACAACAACTCTTTCAGACTTATTGAGAAGATTGCTGAGAAGCTTGAGGTATCTGAAACCGACTTCAGGGATGCCGTAGCTTTCGGAAGTGATAATTTCCAGAGTGTAAGTGATGCTAATTCAATGCTTGTCATTACAGACAATGCTGCACTCAGCATTCCTGGTGTTTCTATTCTGATAAGGCCTAACCTGGGAGGACAGCTTGTCTTTTTGAGGATACATTCCACTGATACAATATTATTCAAGGTCAGTGGGGAAGCCTCGTTTGAGATAAACGAAAGGCAGCTGTACAAGAAACGCTCATATGTTCTGCCCAAAGGCGCAGTGATACGCTGTGATGAGGAGATCAATATATACTACAATGATATTGAAAAGGCTCTGACGCCTCATGACGACAGTCAGCCCCTTGTATTGCATGCAGATAACATCAGCTATCAGTTCAGCAACGGAACCTATGGGATCCGTCCCATGAGCTTCAGATGCTATTCGGGTGAGATTACTGCAATAATGGGGGGAAGTGGTACGGGTAAGACAACTCTTATGGGTATGCTGACAGGAGTACGTAAGCCATACGAAGGAGAGGTAACCCTCAACGGAGTCAACGTCTTCGATAATCCCGACAAGGTAAAAGGATATATTGGCTACGTGCCCCAGGAGGATGCTCTGATAGAGGAACTCACAGCCTTTGACAACCTGTACTACATAGTAGGTTTGTCGTATCGTAACCTGAGCAGTGAGGAGAAGACCCGGAAGGTTGAAAAGGTGCTAAAGGACCTTGACCTTATGAGTATTCGTAACCTCAGGGTGGGCAGTGCCATGTCCCGCATAATCAGCGGTGGACAAAGGAAACGACTAAATATTGCAATAGAACTTATCAGGGAACCCGGAATATTATTGCTTGATGAGCCTACTTCAGGATTGTCGTCGGCTGATTCGGAGAACATAATGCAGATTCTGAAAAGTTATGCCCGTTCGGGTCATATGGTAGTTCTCAACATCCACCAGCCTTCGAGCGATGTTTTCAAGATGTTTGACAAACTCCTCTTTCTTGACCAGGGAGGCTATGCCGTATATTATGGTCCCGCTATGCAAAGCCCCTCCTACCTCAAGAAATCGCTTAAGTTGGCTGATGCGCATGAGAATGAATGCCATAGTTGCGGCAATGTCAACCCTGATGATATTTTCCACCTGGTGCAATCTACCAGGATAAGCACCAGCGAACGCAGTGGCCATAAAAGGGCATTTACTCCGGAAAGATGGCATCGCAGGTTTCTTAGGTTCTCA
The genomic region above belongs to Xiashengella succiniciproducens and contains:
- a CDS encoding PKD domain-containing protein — its product is MRTALRYFLVLSLIQFCFSASVIAQITADFNADVNSGCAPLEVHFTNLSSAGPGYSYRWDLGNGTISDAVNPQTIYLDEGVYAVSLTVTYGEDSETVVKEAFITVHQQPSVSFGLEGAEIGCVPFAVQLNNMTIDPEGGALSYTWSFGDGTRSSEVNPDHTYLIAGLFDVTLVAENEFGCVSTATVPGLVNAVKPQASFGVDASYSCDGILEVGFTNTSNARPGFTSSWNFGDGAV
- a CDS encoding PorP/SprF family type IX secretion system membrane protein, whose protein sequence is MEVIAKNKHFRYFESVIILSVMNLGRNLLSAIVLLSAVTGTLNAQGIHFSQAYSAHLTLSPANTGRFDGDLRAVGIFRNQGYNMSGDYQTAYFSFEMPFYVMEERLDGGLYYSHDNTAGKAMPTERINLSLAHGLNISHRARLHAGLQVAWVHRQIDLNKLSFPDQYNRDTGGFDPRLVTGENLEKSSTNYLDAGIGLLYSQTIPTGVFSGGYSMQQINRPVESFFGLDEKLPVKHVFHVKGDLGLTSTLFVVPAVVYMQMGSNNTSLAGLNLGYNLNEWLNQYNSVIAGVHVRNATVSRSRGLVFSAGCNWQYWNMMLAYDTDISKSRGNSIAGSGFEISVTYKLPSTEITQKTIQWERY
- a CDS encoding tetratricopeptide repeat protein produces the protein MGKILSIVLLLVVLVPASGQKDNSMRNMKNWQVKGLAKSAIRLGDPWQASIYLEELYRRKPSDEVGLMLGRNLMASRQYDKAERVYSELYKKAPRKSFEAQFYLAMLLKMDGNYEAALGHFEMTKSRHKRIADRNINRRRIENEIEGCRMALTYIDSIGREPDLEVKALSDGVNQGRMNHAPVIMGDTAFVYVSVNDEAPERIALGESYVAARKYYKATWRDGQWLSEPESDVGSPFVNGDGYDSGKGAFSPDGRRFYFSRCFINPDGKRVCHIYVSRLGEDGWNEPQALDRNVNHPRYTSTQPTVGKLFDSNLEVLYFVSDRPGGAGGMDIWFAVCDIAKNEFQKPQNAGVFINTEGDELAPFYDIGTGRLFFSSNNLPGFGGYDIFSAEGSLVTWEPPVNLGLPINSPYDDLDYGLSPSAKLGLFVSNRPEEIAEGILPDRIFEVRRKAGISLHVGNDPSEQ
- a CDS encoding ATP-binding cassette domain-containing protein, which codes for MKEKALDSIVSLFALVAVFKPGKGFSLISNILEVYLTTSFSRPTVERQLDVCQTRIREYIDRKNSSDTASFEKFFRSELEAHCYILSRELPISHRMYVLLYLIDYIPYVAGAGFIRDYNNSFRLIEKIAEKLEVSETDFRDAVAFGSDNFQSVSDANSMLVITDNAALSIPGVSILIRPNLGGQLVFLRIHSTDTILFKVSGEASFEINERQLYKKRSYVLPKGAVIRCDEEINIYYNDIEKALTPHDDSQPLVLHADNISYQFSNGTYGIRPMSFRCYSGEITAIMGGSGTGKTTLMGMLTGVRKPYEGEVTLNGVNVFDNPDKVKGYIGYVPQEDALIEELTAFDNLYYIVGLSYRNLSSEEKTRKVEKVLKDLDLMSIRNLRVGSAMSRIISGGQRKRLNIAIELIREPGILLLDEPTSGLSSADSENIMQILKSYARSGHMVVLNIHQPSSDVFKMFDKLLFLDQGGYAVYYGPAMQSPSYLKKSLKLADAHENECHSCGNVNPDDIFHLVQSTRISTSERSGHKRAFTPERWHRRFLRFSMEEERKTVDNPLPLHPYPINTPSSLKQYLIYFNRNGKTKFGDRTYLLIALFLSPLLALLLSLFSRYTPPFSDSYSFYGNDNIPAYTFMSVIVALFIGIMNGSGEIIKDRKILKRETFLHLSYPAYIFAKLSFLMLLSAIQMFLYVVVSRWVLQGPSGNLHFFLVMWSSAVCSCIMGLALSQFFKTIASVYAAIPFALIPQILFSGAVIDFNKINPIFASDKYVPLISEVMASRWAYDAILVSLYTNTEYADIFFEAEMELNNSSYRKNFLLPEIEKAFFRDNWSTTHFLTRDSADFKLIINGITQIGNALGKDYSSLYNDGIIDGAEFDKWVSEVRNQLSEVYDNCMMRKDDLITGMGSDEFNRLRNTTNKKVVQLVTDEQNIEKVRVGKTEFIRKMAPIYSIPDHRFGRSHLFSPAKRFGPYLVPSNVINIMAIWLISAVMLSYVLWRRPTL